A window of Auraticoccus monumenti contains these coding sequences:
- the rapZ gene encoding RNase adapter RapZ gives MTSAAEAGTDDATLRVLVVTGMSGAGRSTAAHALEDLGWYVVDNLPPAMLDDLCSQMEAAGVEQLAVVLDVRSWSLFEQLPTMYEDLARRGISPEVLFLDASDEAIVRRQSSARRPHPLQGDGRLADGVQVERSLLADLRSVADVVIDTTRLNPHQTASRVAHFFASERAGELRVLLLSFGFKNGVPVDADLVVDARFLPNPHWVPELRSQTGLQPAVRDYVLDQSDAEPFLQQVEGLVRLVSPGYLREGKHHLTVGVGCTGGKHRSTALATELGRRLSASGMRVEVMHRDLGLE, from the coding sequence GTGACCAGCGCAGCCGAGGCCGGGACCGACGACGCCACGCTGCGGGTGCTGGTGGTGACCGGCATGAGCGGCGCCGGCCGCAGCACCGCGGCCCACGCCCTGGAGGACCTCGGCTGGTACGTCGTCGACAACCTGCCCCCAGCGATGCTGGACGACCTGTGCTCCCAGATGGAGGCGGCCGGGGTCGAGCAGCTCGCGGTGGTGCTCGACGTCCGCTCCTGGTCGCTGTTCGAGCAGCTGCCCACCATGTACGAGGACCTGGCCCGGCGCGGGATCAGCCCCGAGGTGCTGTTCCTGGACGCCTCGGACGAGGCCATCGTGCGCCGCCAGTCCTCGGCCCGGCGCCCGCACCCGCTGCAGGGCGACGGGCGGCTGGCCGACGGTGTCCAGGTCGAGCGCTCGCTGCTGGCCGACCTGCGCTCGGTGGCCGACGTGGTGATCGACACCACCCGGCTCAACCCGCACCAGACGGCGTCCAGGGTCGCGCACTTCTTCGCCTCCGAGCGGGCCGGTGAGCTGCGGGTGCTGCTGCTCTCCTTCGGGTTCAAGAACGGGGTCCCGGTGGACGCCGACCTCGTGGTGGACGCCCGCTTCCTGCCCAACCCGCACTGGGTGCCCGAGCTGCGCTCGCAGACGGGGCTGCAGCCCGCGGTGCGCGACTACGTGCTCGACCAGTCCGACGCCGAGCCCTTCCTGCAGCAGGTGGAGGGGCTGGTGCGACTGGTGTCGCCGGGCTACCTGCGCGAGGGCAAGCACCACCTGACGGTCGGCGTCGGGTGCACCGGGGGCAAGCACCGCAGCACCGCCCTGGCCACCGAGCTGGGACGCCGCCTGTCGGCCTCGGGGATGCGGGTGGAGGTCATGCACCGGGACCTGGGGCTGGAGTGA
- a CDS encoding MFS transporter — protein MSAPTREPRTGDGPAATPVRRGRWLSDWDPEDHVSWEGGGRRVARRNLVASISCEFLGFCVWALWSVVVPQLPAAGFSLTVDQQFWLIALPALVGAALRIPYTFAVPLFGGRTWTVISALLLLLPVAALTWVVGRPETSFGVLLAVAALAGLGGGNFASSMTNITFFFPEREKGRALGINAAGGNLGTGIVQLAVPAIITIGAGVQLQRIGLVLVPLILVAAVLAWRLMDNLASVRADYRSFALAAAHRHTWIISFLYVGTFGSFIGYSGAFPTLLKTQFAGANPALAFLGALIGALSRPLGGMLADRLGGARVTIASFGLLTLGAVGALVALDQQSFVLFFTSFMVLFLGTGLGNGATYRMIPAVFRATALSRGADVVAARKAAAGCLGIAGAVGAFGGFLIPRGFAMSTTATGSIATAIVCFLVAYLVMAALTWAVYRRPGSALAGESI, from the coding sequence ATGAGCGCACCCACCCGTGAACCCCGCACCGGGGACGGTCCCGCCGCCACCCCGGTACGGCGCGGTCGCTGGCTGTCGGACTGGGACCCCGAGGACCACGTCTCCTGGGAGGGCGGAGGCCGCCGCGTGGCCCGCCGCAACCTGGTGGCCTCGATCAGCTGCGAGTTCCTCGGCTTCTGCGTCTGGGCGCTGTGGAGCGTGGTGGTCCCCCAGCTGCCGGCCGCCGGCTTCTCCCTCACCGTGGACCAGCAGTTCTGGCTGATCGCGCTGCCGGCCCTGGTGGGTGCGGCGCTGCGGATCCCCTACACCTTCGCCGTGCCGCTGTTCGGCGGGCGCACCTGGACCGTCATCTCCGCCCTGCTGCTGCTGCTCCCGGTGGCCGCCCTCACCTGGGTGGTCGGACGTCCCGAGACCTCCTTCGGCGTGCTGCTGGCGGTGGCCGCGCTGGCCGGTCTGGGCGGTGGCAACTTCGCCTCCTCGATGACCAACATCACCTTCTTCTTCCCCGAGCGGGAGAAGGGTCGGGCGCTGGGCATCAACGCCGCCGGCGGCAACCTGGGCACCGGCATCGTCCAGCTGGCGGTGCCGGCCATCATCACCATCGGCGCCGGCGTGCAGCTGCAGCGGATCGGCCTGGTGCTGGTACCGCTGATCCTGGTGGCCGCCGTGCTGGCCTGGCGGCTGATGGACAACCTGGCCTCGGTGCGGGCGGACTACCGCTCCTTCGCCCTGGCCGCGGCCCACCGCCACACCTGGATCATCTCCTTCCTCTACGTCGGGACCTTCGGCTCCTTCATCGGCTACTCCGGCGCGTTCCCGACGCTGCTGAAGACCCAGTTCGCCGGGGCCAACCCCGCGCTGGCCTTCCTCGGTGCCCTGATCGGCGCGCTCAGCCGGCCCCTCGGCGGGATGCTGGCCGACCGGCTCGGCGGCGCGCGCGTCACGATCGCCTCCTTCGGGCTGCTGACGCTGGGCGCGGTCGGTGCCCTGGTGGCCCTGGACCAGCAGAGCTTCGTGCTCTTCTTCACCTCCTTCATGGTGCTCTTCCTCGGCACCGGGCTCGGCAACGGCGCCACCTACCGGATGATCCCGGCGGTCTTCCGCGCCACCGCGCTGTCCCGCGGCGCCGACGTGGTCGCGGCCCGCAAGGCGGCGGCCGGGTGCCTGGGCATCGCCGGTGCGGTGGGGGCCTTCGGCGGGTTCCTGATCCCCCGCGGCTTCGCGATGTCGACCACGGCCACCGGCTCGATCGCCACCGCCATCGTCTGCTTCCTGGTCGCCTACCTGGTGATGGCCGCGCTGACCTGGGCGGTCTACCGCCGCCCGGGCTCGGCGCTGGCCGGGGAGTCGATCTGA
- a CDS encoding molybdopterin oxidoreductase family protein: MDVTEAVPTATHCPYCALQCAQTLTRTPTGVEVSARDFPTNRGGMCQKGWTSARLLDVPDRLTTPLLRVGGELVEVDWDTALDHLAGRLAAIRAESGPDAVAVFGGGGLTNEKAYQLGKFARVALGTANIDYNGRFCMSSAAAAANRSLGLDRGLPFPLEDLRGAQAVLLLGSNLAETMPPGLNHLADVRAGGGLLVVDPRRSATAALAADGGGLHLQPVPGTDLPVLLGLTHVVLRDGLADEQYLATRTSGAEDVRASVSAWWPERVEQVTGVPVASLVRAARRLAAASPVHGGTGGYVLTGRGVEQSSQGTDTVTAAINLALVLGLCGRQGSGYGAITGQGNGQGGREHGQKADQLPGYRMIDDPAARAHVAGVWGVHPDSLPGRGLPAVALLASLGTPGGPRALMVHGANVRVSAPNAGDVAERLAALDLLVVCDIVPSETARLADVVLPVTQWAEEEGTMTSLEGRVIRRRRAVPAPDGVRSELWILSELARRLGAPSRWPTAPAEVFDELARASAGGRADYSGLSHARLDGGEALFWPCPAVPAGSPAHPGTPRPFLDRFPTPDGRARMVPVEHRGPQERPDAGRPLHLVTGRVLQHYQSGAQTRRVPELLAASPEAFAELHPLTAERLGVADGVWVRLSNRRGEVRVRARLSADVRTDTVFVPFHFPGAGSVNEITNDAVDPVSQMPEFKVCAVDLRPEVPAGAAPAPAVPTRRGGGR, encoded by the coding sequence ATGGACGTCACCGAGGCCGTCCCCACCGCCACCCACTGCCCCTACTGCGCGCTGCAGTGCGCCCAGACGCTGACCCGCACCCCCACCGGGGTGGAGGTGTCGGCCCGGGACTTCCCCACCAACCGCGGCGGGATGTGCCAGAAGGGCTGGACCTCGGCCCGGCTGCTGGACGTCCCCGACCGGCTCACCACCCCGCTGCTGCGGGTGGGCGGGGAGCTGGTGGAGGTGGACTGGGACACCGCCCTGGACCACCTGGCCGGACGGCTGGCCGCCATCCGGGCCGAGTCCGGTCCGGACGCGGTGGCCGTCTTCGGCGGCGGCGGGCTGACCAACGAGAAGGCCTACCAGCTGGGCAAGTTCGCCCGGGTCGCGCTGGGCACGGCCAACATCGACTACAACGGCCGGTTCTGCATGTCGAGCGCGGCGGCGGCGGCCAACCGCTCCCTCGGGCTGGACCGCGGGCTGCCCTTCCCGCTGGAGGACCTCCGGGGGGCCCAGGCCGTGCTGCTGCTGGGCAGCAACCTGGCCGAGACGATGCCACCCGGTCTCAACCACCTCGCCGACGTCCGCGCCGGCGGCGGGCTGCTGGTGGTGGACCCGCGTCGCAGCGCGACCGCCGCGCTGGCCGCCGACGGCGGCGGTCTGCACCTCCAGCCCGTGCCCGGGACGGACCTGCCGGTGCTGCTGGGCCTGACCCACGTGGTGCTCCGCGACGGCCTGGCCGACGAGCAGTACCTGGCGACCCGCACCAGCGGGGCCGAGGACGTCCGCGCCTCGGTCTCGGCCTGGTGGCCCGAGCGCGTCGAGCAGGTCACCGGCGTCCCGGTGGCCTCGCTGGTCCGCGCCGCCCGCCGGCTGGCCGCGGCGTCCCCGGTGCACGGCGGAACCGGGGGCTACGTGCTGACCGGCCGCGGGGTCGAGCAGTCCAGCCAGGGCACCGACACCGTCACCGCCGCCATCAACCTGGCCCTGGTGCTCGGGCTGTGCGGGCGGCAGGGCAGCGGCTACGGTGCGATCACCGGGCAGGGCAACGGCCAGGGCGGCCGCGAGCACGGGCAGAAGGCCGACCAGCTCCCCGGCTACCGGATGATCGACGACCCCGCCGCCCGCGCCCACGTGGCCGGGGTGTGGGGCGTGCACCCGGACTCGCTGCCGGGCAGGGGCCTGCCGGCGGTCGCGCTGCTGGCCTCGCTGGGGACCCCCGGCGGCCCGCGGGCGCTGATGGTGCACGGCGCGAACGTGCGGGTCAGCGCGCCCAACGCCGGCGACGTCGCCGAGCGGCTGGCCGCGCTGGACCTGCTGGTGGTCTGCGACATCGTCCCGTCCGAGACCGCGCGGCTGGCCGACGTGGTGCTGCCGGTGACCCAGTGGGCCGAGGAGGAGGGCACCATGACCTCCCTGGAGGGGCGGGTGATCCGGCGCCGCCGGGCGGTCCCGGCCCCGGACGGGGTGCGCAGCGAGCTGTGGATCCTCTCCGAGCTGGCCCGCCGGCTCGGGGCGCCGAGCCGCTGGCCCACCGCCCCGGCCGAGGTCTTCGACGAGCTGGCCCGGGCGAGCGCGGGTGGGCGGGCGGACTACTCCGGGCTGAGCCATGCGCGGCTCGACGGCGGGGAGGCGCTGTTCTGGCCCTGCCCCGCGGTGCCGGCCGGGAGCCCGGCCCACCCCGGGACGCCGAGACCCTTCCTGGACCGCTTCCCCACCCCCGACGGCCGGGCCCGGATGGTCCCGGTGGAGCACCGGGGCCCGCAGGAGCGCCCCGACGCCGGCCGGCCGCTGCACCTGGTCACCGGCCGGGTGCTGCAGCACTACCAGTCCGGGGCCCAGACCCGGCGGGTGCCGGAGCTGCTGGCCGCCTCCCCCGAGGCGTTCGCCGAGCTGCACCCGCTGACCGCCGAGCGGCTCGGGGTGGCCGACGGCGTCTGGGTCCGGCTCTCCAACCGGCGCGGGGAGGTGCGGGTGCGGGCCCGGCTCAGCGCCGACGTCCGCACCGACACCGTGTTCGTCCCCTTCCACTTCCCCGGGGCCGGCAGCGTCAACGAGATCACCAACGACGCCGTCGACCCGGTCTCGCAGATGCCCGAGTTCAAGGTGTGCGCGGTGGACCTCCGCCCGGAGGTGCCGGCCGGTGCGGCCCCGGCCCCGGCGGTCCCGACGAGGAGAGGAGGCGGCCGGTGA
- a CDS encoding FAD-dependent oxidoreductase codes for MSRVVVVGNGMVGSRFAADLVEGDGGRFRVTVLGAEGPTPYNRVLLSQVVAGRYDPDAIGLPSPDPERVSVRAGTVAVAVDREDRSVLASDGSRHRYDFLVLATGAAARVPDLAGADPAPEGLHTLRTLEDARAVVAATREARRAVVLGAGVLGVETAVALSRRGLAVTVVHPSSLMDRQLDRSAAEVLAAGMDRLGIAHRSGVRASRVLSRQRRVSGLALADGSTLEAELLVLCVGTVPETDLARAAGLPVRRGVVVDEHLASPADRRVFAVGDCAEPPEGASGLIAQGWEQAARLVARLRATGTGTGALPPRRDRVADDVVTLKAEGLDVVTMGVTGDRTRDPSLRTLQLSDPGAGRHVQVVVSGERLVGATCLGDPEVAAELLTTYTRGAPVPSDPARLLLTALASTAGPAAAVTDLPEEAVVCRCNGVTRGAIEHACRQGARTLEQVAARTRASTGCGGCRADVCALLAARPAPSPTPLDDCEDSVTTVSSLASSAVTSAS; via the coding sequence GTGAGCCGCGTCGTGGTGGTGGGCAACGGGATGGTGGGGTCGCGGTTCGCCGCGGACCTCGTCGAGGGCGACGGTGGGCGCTTCCGCGTCACCGTGCTGGGCGCGGAGGGGCCGACCCCGTACAACCGGGTGCTGCTCAGCCAGGTGGTGGCCGGCCGCTACGACCCGGACGCCATCGGGCTGCCCTCCCCCGACCCCGAGCGGGTCAGCGTCCGGGCCGGGACGGTCGCGGTGGCCGTCGACCGGGAGGACCGCTCGGTGCTGGCCTCGGACGGCTCACGGCACCGCTACGACTTCCTGGTGCTGGCCACCGGGGCCGCCGCCCGCGTGCCGGACCTGGCGGGGGCGGACCCGGCGCCGGAGGGCCTGCACACCCTGCGCACCCTCGAGGACGCCCGCGCCGTCGTCGCGGCCACCCGCGAGGCCCGCCGGGCCGTGGTCCTCGGAGCCGGCGTGCTCGGGGTGGAGACGGCCGTCGCGCTGTCCCGCCGTGGGCTGGCCGTCACCGTGGTCCACCCGTCCTCGCTGATGGACCGCCAGCTGGACCGCTCCGCCGCCGAGGTGCTGGCCGCCGGCATGGACCGGCTGGGCATCGCCCACCGCTCCGGCGTCCGGGCCAGCCGGGTGCTCAGCCGCCAGAGGCGGGTCAGCGGGTTGGCCCTGGCCGACGGCAGCACCCTGGAGGCGGAGCTGCTGGTGCTCTGCGTGGGCACCGTGCCCGAGACCGACCTGGCCCGCGCCGCCGGGCTGCCGGTCCGGCGGGGCGTGGTGGTGGACGAGCACCTGGCCAGCCCGGCGGACCGCCGGGTCTTCGCCGTCGGCGACTGCGCCGAGCCGCCGGAGGGGGCGAGCGGGCTGATCGCCCAGGGCTGGGAGCAGGCCGCGCGCCTGGTCGCCCGGCTGCGGGCCACCGGCACCGGGACGGGCGCCCTGCCCCCTCGTCGGGACCGGGTGGCCGACGACGTGGTGACGCTCAAGGCCGAGGGGCTCGACGTCGTCACCATGGGGGTGACCGGGGACCGCACCCGCGACCCCTCGCTGCGCACCCTGCAGCTCAGCGACCCCGGCGCGGGCCGACACGTCCAGGTGGTGGTCTCCGGGGAGCGGCTGGTCGGGGCCACCTGCCTGGGCGACCCCGAGGTCGCGGCGGAGCTGCTGACCACCTACACCCGGGGGGCGCCCGTGCCCAGCGACCCGGCCCGGCTGCTGCTCACCGCCCTCGCCTCCACCGCCGGGCCCGCGGCGGCGGTCACCGACCTGCCCGAGGAGGCGGTGGTCTGCCGCTGCAACGGCGTCACCCGCGGGGCGATCGAGCACGCCTGCCGGCAGGGCGCGCGGACCCTGGAGCAGGTGGCCGCGCGGACCCGGGCCAGCACCGGCTGCGGCGGCTGCCGGGCCGACGTGTGCGCCCTGCTGGCCGCCCGCCCGGCGCCCTCACCGACCCCCCTCGACGACTGTGAGGACAGCGTTACCACGGTGTCATCGCTGGCGTCGTCCGCTGTGACCTCGGCTTCGTAG